In Glandiceps talaboti chromosome 14, keGlaTala1.1, whole genome shotgun sequence, a single genomic region encodes these proteins:
- the LOC144445542 gene encoding inositol monophosphatase 3-like isoform X1, giving the protein MQESTMNMAQVRMSPLGIAVVIVFLLAGVLYIHQKVSSNKSKDGDVLKFAPEGGIPKTVNMRELLSTAIVLAQRGGDRVREIRQSNALDEKSKGETREGANDPLTDGDLQSHRAMYHGFKKAYPNLKVISEEHENSDVWNPDEIQMPDKELPEVFKTISADEYVPVEDIAVWIDPLDATQEYTENLLQYVTTMVCVAVKGRPAIGVIHKPFEHKTAWAWVTKGSSGYELPPRHSDTAAKKIIVSRSHSGDVEKVVKASFGENTEVIPAGGAGYKTWALFDEIADAYVHVTLIKKWDICAGNALLAHMNGIQTDLKGNLIDYSGDSNPKNEFGLLATLSDHNKYLQGLQPAFEAAHHKK; this is encoded by the exons ATGCAAGAAAGCACCATGAACATGGCACAAGTTCGTATGTCCCCTTTGGGTATCGCTGTAGTTATTGTGTTTTTACTGGCCGGTGTTTTGTATATCCACCAGAAAGTGAGCTCAAACAAATCAAAAGATGGCGATGTTTTAAAATTTGCACCAGAAGGTGGAATTCCAAAAACAGTTAACATGAGAGAACTCCTTTCCACCGCGATCGTGTTGGCACAGAGAGGTGGCGATAGAGTTCGCGAAATCCGACAGTCGAATGCTTTGGACGAAAAGAGTAAAGGGGAGACCAGAGAAGGGGCCAACGACCCCCTCACTGATGGTGACTTGCAGTCTCATAGAGCCATGTACCATGGATTTAAGAAGGCATATCCAAACTTAAAG GTTATATCAGAAGAACATGAAAATAGTGACGTTTGGAATCCTGATGAAATCCAGATGCCAGACAAGGAATTGCCtgaagtttttaaaactatCTCTGCTGATGAATATGTACCTGTAGAAGATATTGCTGTATGGATTGATCCTCTAGATGCTACACAGGAATATACAG aaaatttACTACAGTATGTGACAACTATGGTGTGTGTTGCGGTCAAAGGTCGTCCAGCAATTGGAGTTATACATAAACCATTTGAACACAAAACTG CATGGGCCTGGGTAACGAAGGGATCATCAGGATATGAGCTTCCACCAAGACATTCAGACACAGCTGCTAAAAAAATCATCGTATCGAGGTCACATTCTGGTGATGTGGAAAAAGTGGTCAAAGCCTCATTTGGTGAAAATACTGAAGTTATTCCTGCAGGAGGAGCAG GCTACAAAACCTGGGCACTGTTTGATGAAATAGCCGATGCCTACGTTCACGTGACGCTGATCAAAAAATGGGACATTTGTGCTGGTAATGCTTTATTAGCACACATGAatggcatacagacagacttaAAGGGAAATCTCATAGATTACTCAGGTGACTCTAACCCCAAGAATGAGTTTGGACTTTTAGCCACTCTATCAGATCATAACAAGTATTTACAAGGTCTACAGCCTGCCTTTGAAGCGGCTCACCACAAAAAGTAA
- the LOC144445542 gene encoding inositol monophosphatase 3-like isoform X2, which produces MRELLSTAIVLAQRGGDRVREIRQSNALDEKSKGETREGANDPLTDGDLQSHRAMYHGFKKAYPNLKVISEEHENSDVWNPDEIQMPDKELPEVFKTISADEYVPVEDIAVWIDPLDATQEYTENLLQYVTTMVCVAVKGRPAIGVIHKPFEHKTAWAWVTKGSSGYELPPRHSDTAAKKIIVSRSHSGDVEKVVKASFGENTEVIPAGGAGYKTWALFDEIADAYVHVTLIKKWDICAGNALLAHMNGIQTDLKGNLIDYSGDSNPKNEFGLLATLSDHNKYLQGLQPAFEAAHHKK; this is translated from the exons ATGAGAGAACTCCTTTCCACCGCGATCGTGTTGGCACAGAGAGGTGGCGATAGAGTTCGCGAAATCCGACAGTCGAATGCTTTGGACGAAAAGAGTAAAGGGGAGACCAGAGAAGGGGCCAACGACCCCCTCACTGATGGTGACTTGCAGTCTCATAGAGCCATGTACCATGGATTTAAGAAGGCATATCCAAACTTAAAG GTTATATCAGAAGAACATGAAAATAGTGACGTTTGGAATCCTGATGAAATCCAGATGCCAGACAAGGAATTGCCtgaagtttttaaaactatCTCTGCTGATGAATATGTACCTGTAGAAGATATTGCTGTATGGATTGATCCTCTAGATGCTACACAGGAATATACAG aaaatttACTACAGTATGTGACAACTATGGTGTGTGTTGCGGTCAAAGGTCGTCCAGCAATTGGAGTTATACATAAACCATTTGAACACAAAACTG CATGGGCCTGGGTAACGAAGGGATCATCAGGATATGAGCTTCCACCAAGACATTCAGACACAGCTGCTAAAAAAATCATCGTATCGAGGTCACATTCTGGTGATGTGGAAAAAGTGGTCAAAGCCTCATTTGGTGAAAATACTGAAGTTATTCCTGCAGGAGGAGCAG GCTACAAAACCTGGGCACTGTTTGATGAAATAGCCGATGCCTACGTTCACGTGACGCTGATCAAAAAATGGGACATTTGTGCTGGTAATGCTTTATTAGCACACATGAatggcatacagacagacttaAAGGGAAATCTCATAGATTACTCAGGTGACTCTAACCCCAAGAATGAGTTTGGACTTTTAGCCACTCTATCAGATCATAACAAGTATTTACAAGGTCTACAGCCTGCCTTTGAAGCGGCTCACCACAAAAAGTAA